In the genome of Candidatus Saccharibacteria bacterium, one region contains:
- a CDS encoding WecB/TagA/CpsF family glycosyltransferase, with translation MTKVAIAHDFLAHKDGGAERVLRQLIKLYPEADILTLTFDPDRFQDLDSSKVKASWLSRLPKALKQNPKYLLFLIRSGLKSLPSKQYDLLIINSSGWTKNLAKKPGATKIVYCNSPNRLIWDSWPSYFVENLEKLSIFARPTFLLLNVYISQLRLWDYHANQDIDKLVANSSYIAKRISKYYKKSVQIIHPPVELIKNPNLKPSPQLSDQVDLSRPYFIYLGVLSRYKLVDQVVEAFKLLGDDYRLLVVGDGPEKSQLEDLAKDLDNIIFLGWVSEEDKLILLAKAKAFIFPSIEDFGITPIEALSQATPVIARNAGGLKETIKPKTGILLDLISPSSLASTIKEFDPSDFSDTLMKQVAVDYSPENFIRQFEVLTSSFDFSSLARVKIFDWMIDPITINQLLEKIKSRLDQSGQNNQPLVIIKPYVEHFNPNNFSQNEIEQLNQIGIIVPDGVALQWAGTYLTLYKPNLIDLFKSLFELISNPTKFSRVLPEKFAGNDFTLPLMRYAHKNQLKISTIGGDDPKSRVDQLNQIFGKFNHLQVLDGYYSEDQELEIIEKINKFCPDILFVATGLGKQEKFILKYHKVITAKVIVAEGGSFDYDSLGGDHKRAPAILRKHNLEWAWRLLTSPSGTSSTRLKRQLFIPRFIWRVHQESRRNS, from the coding sequence TCGATTTCAAGATCTTGATTCAAGTAAAGTTAAGGCAAGCTGGTTAAGTCGCTTACCCAAAGCTTTAAAGCAAAACCCAAAATACCTCCTGTTTCTAATTAGATCTGGATTGAAAAGTTTACCTTCCAAACAATACGACTTATTAATTATTAATTCATCTGGGTGGACTAAAAATCTAGCAAAGAAACCTGGTGCCACCAAGATTGTTTATTGTAACTCACCAAACCGTTTGATTTGGGATAGCTGGCCTAGTTATTTTGTTGAGAATTTGGAAAAATTATCAATATTTGCTAGGCCAACATTTCTCTTGCTCAATGTTTATATTTCTCAATTGAGGCTCTGGGATTATCATGCCAATCAAGATATCGATAAGTTGGTTGCCAATAGTAGCTATATAGCTAAAAGGATCTCAAAATATTACAAAAAAAGTGTACAGATTATTCATCCGCCAGTAGAGTTGATTAAAAATCCAAACTTGAAACCCAGTCCACAATTATCTGATCAAGTTGATCTGTCCAGGCCGTATTTTATATATTTGGGAGTTCTTAGTAGATATAAACTAGTTGATCAGGTGGTCGAGGCTTTTAAATTGCTCGGAGATGATTATAGGCTATTAGTTGTAGGTGATGGTCCTGAAAAATCTCAACTGGAAGACCTTGCAAAAGATCTAGACAATATTATTTTTCTAGGTTGGGTTTCAGAAGAGGACAAACTGATACTTTTAGCCAAAGCAAAGGCATTTATTTTTCCAAGTATTGAAGACTTCGGGATCACCCCAATCGAAGCTCTCAGTCAAGCTACTCCCGTAATTGCTAGGAATGCTGGTGGTCTCAAGGAGACTATTAAACCCAAAACTGGTATCCTGCTTGATCTGATTAGCCCCAGTAGCTTAGCTAGCACAATAAAAGAGTTTGATCCCAGTGATTTCTCAGACACTTTGATGAAACAAGTTGCAGTAGATTATTCACCAGAGAATTTTATTAGACAATTCGAGGTATTGACTAGTAGTTTTGATTTTTCTTCCCTGGCAAGAGTCAAGATATTTGACTGGATGATAGACCCGATAACAATCAATCAATTACTCGAAAAAATTAAATCCAGACTTGATCAGTCAGGTCAAAATAACCAACCTCTAGTGATAATCAAACCCTATGTTGAACATTTCAATCCTAACAATTTTAGTCAAAACGAAATAGAGCAGCTTAATCAAATCGGTATAATAGTACCAGATGGAGTTGCTTTACAATGGGCTGGGACTTATTTAACCCTGTATAAACCTAACTTAATCGATCTCTTTAAGAGTCTATTTGAACTGATTTCTAACCCAACTAAGTTTAGTCGAGTTCTTCCAGAGAAGTTTGCAGGCAATGATTTCACTCTACCACTTATGAGATATGCTCATAAAAATCAGCTTAAGATCAGTACTATTGGCGGAGATGACCCTAAATCAAGAGTGGATCAGCTCAATCAAATTTTTGGCAAATTCAATCATTTGCAGGTTTTAGATGGGTATTATTCAGAGGATCAGGAGCTAGAAATAATTGAGAAGATCAATAAGTTTTGTCCCGATATTTTATTTGTAGCTACGGGGCTTGGCAAGCAAGAAAAGTTTATTCTAAAATATCATAAGGTAATAACAGCCAAAGTGATCGTCGCAGAGGGTGGTAGTTTTGATTATGATAGTCTTGGTGGTGATCATAAACGAGCACCCGCAATACTTCGTAAGCACAATCTTGAATGGGCCTGGAGACTCTTAACTAGCCCAAGTGGTACATCGTCTACTAGATTAAAAAGACAATTATTTATCCCAAGGTTTATCTGGAGAGTGCATCAAGAATCTAGGCGTAATTCCTAA